A stretch of Spirochaeta cellobiosiphila DSM 17781 DNA encodes these proteins:
- the lysA gene encoding diaminopimelate decarboxylase translates to MNIEDISQHFKMIDDQLFVSGVKVDDIIDTVSSPLFIYDLNTITDKYTYLRQNMPDEVDIFYAMKANPNLSIVRHLTNLGAGIEVASEGELYACEKLGVNPRNIVFAGPSKTDEDIRKAIGMGIYAINAESIGEIQRINKIATEQNKVMDIELRINPEFEVAGAAVNMGGGSKKFGIDSEAIDITINNVSELKHIRLQGIHIFAGTGIQDSEGFLSNLTNCFRLASEINDKHFKVLSIDFGGGIGIPYSDDDEGLNIEGINEKILELIENYPFIKENNTRLIAEPGRYLVGQSGVYISKIIDRKNSRGREYVLVDGGAQHLLRPALIGTAHPTFNISRRQKNLIPFDVGGSLCTSVDFLGKDIPLPVESQQGDFIGVFCSGAYGYTESMPLFLSHDVAPEVLVYKDKYLTVRPKIAIKDVIDLMPVPDDLE, encoded by the coding sequence ATGAATATTGAAGACATTAGTCAACATTTTAAAATGATCGATGATCAACTTTTTGTATCTGGAGTCAAAGTAGATGACATTATTGATACAGTAAGTTCTCCTTTATTTATATACGATTTAAATACTATAACCGATAAGTATACCTATTTAAGACAGAATATGCCTGATGAAGTGGACATTTTTTATGCTATGAAAGCAAATCCCAATTTGTCTATAGTTAGGCACTTAACTAATTTGGGTGCAGGTATAGAGGTCGCCTCTGAAGGTGAGTTATATGCATGTGAAAAGCTGGGTGTTAATCCGAGGAATATCGTTTTTGCTGGACCTTCCAAGACTGATGAAGATATTCGTAAAGCGATAGGAATGGGAATTTATGCCATCAATGCAGAAAGCATTGGAGAGATTCAGCGTATAAACAAAATTGCCACTGAGCAAAATAAGGTCATGGATATAGAGTTACGTATCAATCCAGAATTTGAAGTAGCAGGTGCTGCTGTTAATATGGGTGGTGGATCAAAGAAGTTTGGTATTGATTCAGAGGCTATAGATATCACTATTAATAATGTCAGTGAATTAAAGCATATTCGTCTTCAGGGTATTCATATATTTGCGGGAACCGGGATCCAAGATAGTGAAGGATTTCTAAGTAACCTTACTAATTGTTTTCGATTAGCTTCAGAGATTAATGATAAGCACTTTAAAGTTTTATCCATTGATTTTGGTGGCGGTATTGGTATTCCCTATTCTGATGATGATGAAGGTTTAAATATTGAAGGTATTAATGAGAAGATACTAGAATTAATTGAGAATTATCCTTTTATTAAAGAAAATAATACAAGACTTATTGCAGAGCCTGGACGATATTTAGTGGGGCAGAGTGGTGTGTATATCTCAAAAATTATTGATAGAAAGAACTCCCGTGGTAGGGAATATGTGCTTGTAGATGGAGGTGCTCAGCACCTGTTGAGACCAGCCCTTATAGGAACTGCTCATCCTACATTCAATATCTCTCGTAGGCAAAAAAATCTTATCCCCTTTGATGTTGGTGGTAGTCTCTGTACTTCCGTAGATTTTCTTGGTAAAGACATCCCCTTACCTGTAGAAAGTCAACAGGGAGATTTTATCGGTGTGTTCTGTTCTGGTGCCTACGGTTATACCGAAAGTATGCCCCTTTTTCTTAGTCATGATGTCGCACCAGAAGTATTAGTCTATAAAGATAAATACCTAACTGTTCGCCCTAAGATTGCTATAAAAGATGTTATTGATTTAATGCCTGTTCCGGATGATCTTGAATGA
- a CDS encoding pyridoxal phosphate-dependent aminotransferase yields the protein MNTKSTFSGVELSLIRQMNSLAKSDTINLGIGQLPENLPASVMNKGIAAFQDNQTRYTSNQGLLELRELVAYHHSKKANKSVSIDQVVITNGAEGALWNIFFTYLEPQDVVLIPDIAFSVYQTITQLQGAKTVTYRLNEDFSIDFEDLNSKLTEAVKFIVINSPNNPTGSILPSSDIKALANIVDKNDIYIISDEIYSDLYFSHSRPDTPLAYTDKVIVVDGISKRAAATGLRIGWTISPTSIATNMIITNQYVATCASSISQHAAIASLNGSTDDFVQRICVNLEEKSEYIYKSLKEIPHVNVEKPQGAFYIFPDISYYGSSTDVAHKMLDQVNVLTIPGIAFGKRGDSHLRISYATDMAKLIEACKQIQKFFANWK from the coding sequence GTGAATACAAAGAGTACTTTCTCAGGAGTTGAACTATCTCTCATTCGTCAAATGAATAGTTTGGCTAAATCAGACACTATAAATCTGGGTATAGGACAACTTCCCGAAAATCTTCCTGCTTCAGTAATGAACAAGGGAATAGCAGCCTTTCAAGATAATCAAACTCGTTATACCTCTAATCAAGGTCTTTTGGAGTTAAGAGAATTGGTTGCTTACCACCATTCAAAAAAAGCAAATAAAAGTGTCAGCATTGATCAGGTTGTTATCACTAATGGTGCTGAAGGTGCTCTTTGGAACATCTTTTTTACTTATTTAGAACCACAAGATGTTGTCCTAATCCCTGATATAGCCTTTTCTGTGTACCAAACAATTACCCAATTACAAGGAGCCAAGACTGTAACTTATAGACTAAATGAAGACTTCTCTATTGATTTTGAAGATCTCAATTCAAAATTAACAGAAGCCGTTAAGTTTATTGTTATTAATAGCCCTAATAATCCTACGGGATCCATTTTACCAAGTAGTGATATCAAAGCGTTGGCTAATATTGTAGATAAAAATGATATTTATATAATATCTGATGAAATATATAGCGATTTGTATTTCTCCCATTCAAGACCTGATACTCCATTAGCATATACAGATAAAGTTATTGTTGTGGATGGTATCTCAAAAAGGGCAGCCGCCACAGGACTTAGGATTGGTTGGACTATTAGTCCTACATCTATAGCAACTAATATGATAATAACTAATCAATATGTGGCCACCTGTGCTTCTTCAATATCCCAACACGCAGCTATTGCTTCTTTGAATGGTTCTACAGATGATTTTGTCCAGAGAATTTGTGTTAATCTAGAAGAAAAAAGTGAATATATATATAAATCACTTAAAGAGATTCCCCATGTTAATGTTGAAAAACCTCAAGGGGCCTTTTATATCTTTCCTGATATTTCTTATTATGGGTCTTCTACTGATGTCGCACATAAAATGTTAGATCAAGTCAATGTTTTAACAATACCTGGCATTGCCTTTGGTAAGCGGGGTGATAGTCATCTACGCATATCATATGCTACAGATATGGCGAAGCTAATTGAAGCTTGTAAACAAATACAAAAATTTTTTGCTAATTGGAAATAA